The genomic segment TTAGAGCAGTAGTTTTTGCAAATTTCTCCGCAGACATGGTTTTGTTGTGGGACGAGGTGgttttgaagtattttaaaGGCATTAGATGTCATTTTCCTTCCATGTGAACATATTGCACATGAATATTGACCCTTCCAATCGGTGAACTAACAAAACCAAGTCAGGTTTTAAATAGAAAACCCTCTTTCGGTAAGTACAGGGTAGGCCGCATCATTCAAAGATTCAAGGaaggaaggagaagaagacaatAACGAGGTTTCTTTCATCTTTGTCAAGGAACCATTAATACCCTCTTTGTTTGAGCCCGATTATAATATAAAGTTGCCTTTCAACGAGTGACAATGTTGACCTAAACCATGCTGTTCATGTCCTGTACTTCACGCCCACAAGTGGTTCCAGGGTGGTTGCTAACTTTGGAAGCATTTTTACATGAATTTAAGgagattttaatcaattttccgTGCTGATCTCGTGTTGCTTAGCTAGCTTATTATgaataatgataatatatatatatatatatatatatatatatataaataaatttttcagtTGAGATTATAGAGCTAGTTGACTTGCAAAATGTCCACCCTCTCTCCGCGGGGAAAGTCAGAACCTTTTGGGTTGGATAGACCTTCGGACCGTGTAGATTGTGTCGAGTGCCATAAATGGCCACTGCTgttgaaaatgagtttcagCATGCTACgtaaattagaaattaattccTGAGTTGAAATTGGAAATCCATAACTTTTAAAAgcagaaaaggaaattaaaacaaGATAACCACCGTCTATGTATTTATGTGTCTATAAATATTACTCCACAGAGTTTATATACTTGAAAATaccaatcaaatatatatatggtcATTTTGAAAATAGCATCCTGATAATTGAAGCAGCCATgcgctaaatatttattttaatactctTCGACAATGAACATTATATCCGTACAGCatcttcatccttttatttgataaaaacttCACAAAGTTatgttaaaatgtttttttttttttgacaagatTATGATTTTGCAACCGTCTCCCACACAGTTTACTGTAGTGCTGCTcaaacatgtttgaaaatatagttttggttttttgtatcaaaatatattaaaataatttttttattttttaaaattatttttaagattagtgtatcaaaaaaatccaaaatatacaaagaaaaattaattttttataaaaaaaatctaaattttttagaaacgcggtttgcaccgcaTTCCCAAACGTTATCTCAAGTAAAAACTTGCCTACTAATGTCTTAATTTTCTGTTAATGGGTCGgtatcaattatttatttttaatgattaagaTATTCTAGTATAATTTTTCATTCACTAAAACTAAATGTCTTCCTAATCAATCTTAAATAGATTGTGTACATGTGCATTTGAACGAAATTGATGTATTTTGAGGAACTTCTTTCCCCCTCTCTTCCTTTGAATCCAAAATCTTGTATAATAATAGGAGACAAACCCACTTAATTAGCAAGGGACCATCCAACCGTCTTCCTAGGAACACACAACTAATTTCATGAAATACCCATTATTAAAGAAttcgtgttatttttttttatttctgtgaAATTTAGGGCGGAATGCCCAGCTAACAGGTGACCCAACTTGGctaattttgtatatatattctctccttttttcttgttaagCAAATATCTTAAATCATACTCCCACAAATGATATAAATGAGCCTTATTAGGCGTTACGAATTGTGTGGTTCTCTCCAACTCTGACCTAAAAAGTGGCATCTTGTGGGTAAGTGAATGGGGCACCTAAGAAATGCACTTCCCCCTTATTAAATGGCGTGGCtgttcttgatatatatatatatatatatatatatatatatatatatatatatatatatatatatatatataaaggtagGATCTTGTTAATTGGGATTTCTCTccgagataaaaataaataaataaataaataaaaataaaaagaatcaaacaaATACTTTGTTCTCAAACTCAATGCACTGGTGACGAGTCTACCATCTTGATGGGAGTAAAGAATAATTTAGAAAAcgagaaattattttattattcttctATTTTGGAAGAGCCTTTtgtcttcccccccccccccccccctttagGTACCAAGATAAGCCTTTTATCTCTGAGGCCCACCAAAGGATGAGGTGATAAAGGGCAACTCCTTCAATAAAAGTGATGATAAATCTTGAGAGCCTTTGTTTATGATTATTAGCTGTACTCTACAAAGTAGAAACAGGAAATTGGGCCGCATGTACTTCAAAGAAGCTTTTTTAGTGCCtccttttgatgaaaatatCGCAGGCGGAAGTTCAATATGACAGGAGATTGCACACTAAGATTGCCTACTTTATTGTGTTAATTTACCCCAAACAAAAGGTTTCCGAGTATTTTTCTTCGGGACAAAATCGAGACATGTTAACCCAATCTCCCTTAAGTGGCGGCTGCTTCAATCCGTATTGCACGTGTTATTTTGGTGTTATTTATTGAGAGTGAATTGGCCAtttaacaaaagagaagtcgTTTGGCTTAAGCCACCAGAAAACAGTGCCCTCTGCCTcgaaacaaaaggaagaagaagaggaaactgCTCTTTGCCCTCACTTTTGGTTGCCGTAATCTTTAGTTCGAGTTATGGATGGATGCACACTGTTATAATGCAGGGGACCTCCCTTCCGCAGGAGCATGCTTCGCTCCAAGCCACCCAGCCTCCAATTGGAGGTTGCCACCGCTACCAGACACTATTCACGTGAAAGATGTCGTGcatcatgatatttttaaaaaaaaatttcataaaaaaatttttttagatttaatatcagacattagaaaaacattagaaaaaaaacatcaatttaattttttttaaatacacattttttaaaaacatgcaaaaataaaaattaccttaCTCCCAAACATGTACACAGTTAAGAGGCCCACCAACCCAGGAGAGCAGAGGGCTCAACTTGCCTGCCTACcagggaaaaataaaaacaaagattgGGCAAGCCAGAGGGCAGTGCTTTATTTCACTTCTTGATGGGTTGACGGCAATCGATCTACCATTCTGTCCCTCAGGCCATAGTCGATGCCAGCTAGATtcttcaataattaaatttaatttgtgcACATGGATCGAAATATTAGGAGGACTGCAAACTAAAATGAAAGCAGAAGATCGTTTCCTTGCCGATACTGCACCACTAATAAAATGAAAGCAGAAAAAGAATATGACGGAATTTATCCTTGAGCACTGATTCCACACAACATAGCAACCTCTAGACAACTCCCATTCTGTCACAGGGTACAATCCAATAGCATAATAAGCAATTCGACACCTGATTATTTCTTGAAGACAGTCTACAAACAAACAGCTTGAGTGAAATATTGCTCAGTAGTACGCTTTTCGAGGGTTGTTCTGCCAATGGGAAACGGGAGATCATCAGAACAAGGTTAGCCTTGTAGTAGTTGAACTTGCAATTCCAAGGAGGATATAATGGACTGATTTATTAAACTAATAGCAAACATCAGATACATGAAAAAGGAGAACAAGAGAAACAAGGGATAATACCAGGGGGTTCGGCCGGTGACGGTAACCAAGCATCATCCGCTTCTTGTACTGCTCGTATATATCATCATCAGCAGTCACCTCCCCAGGATTGTGAGCACCAACACCCAAGTGATCCTTCTTTACATCACCAGCCATGATCGGATTTGAAATACCATTTCTGGAGCTCCCTAGACCCTCACCTGAATGCCACACACTATTTCAGGCTTCCACTTCACATTACAGagcaaaaacaaatagttttaaataaatagagatgtcCAACTAAGTTTTCAGAAATCATTACAGTCCACTCAAGTATAATAATACATCCCAAGTCATGCTGCGAACGAGGAATTCAACAAAACCACTAATGATTCCAACTCAAACCACATATGTTGATTGAGAAGGAGAAATGAACATGAGTCATCTGTATACCATGCATCTGAATCTACATAATCCATCTTTTACAAAATTCAAGCAACTTGTGGACATTTCAAGGAGGTTTAAGCAGATCAGTTATAATCTTGCTTTGTGGCCCTCAATAAataatcatcaaaaaaaatttagttccaATCTTTCACGTTAAAAAGAAGTGGTATTCATGAGAACACCTTGTTCCCATTTCCTTACTGAACCAACATGCAAAAAGGTAAGCCATTAGAATAAGTACACTTTATCAATATAGTAATAAAGGCTCTAATTTCATTCCTTTGACTGATTGTTCACATCAGATCTCAGGTTTCCCAAACTCCCTGTACAATTGTTCCCTCAAGGCCTCAACAGCCAAACATGCGCATAATCAAACTCCATCTcgattttcaaaaaacataatgCAAAATGCTATTGATAATTCACATGGTACAAATTAGGCACTGGCAAAATAAAGACTCACGAGCACACTTGGTTCAAAATTCCCAGCAGACCCATCATGCAAAATGTAGCTGTTAAAGTACACTTTAAAACACATGGTACAAATCAGGAACTGGTAAAAAAAGAGCTAACACAGGCCAAATGAACTAGAGGAAACATGCTAtgaatagtttatttattttgttgaagagAAGATAATTTCAATCCTGCCATGCAAAGAAACCACCGTGAATATCCCATCATGAAAGGATTATTTGATTCATGATTTATGACTTCACAGAAAACTAGTTTTTCATGTGCACCCACATGTGTgcgtgagagagagaaaaaaagaagaaggggagGGGGGGGACCTTCTTTCCAGCCCATTTTGGACAAGAGTTTATGCCCAACATTATCAGCCTGGATCTTTGCCCTTTCTGCAGCCTCCGTAGCAGCCTTTCGTGCAGCTGCATCGTTACAAGTAGACAAGAACTTCTCAAGCTCTTCTGGTGGGATGTAGTCGCCCATGTGATGACCTTTTTTGGAAAGACCTGCAGTGCCACAAATTTCAAAATAAGACCATTATATGAAGAAATCATTTGGAGACCACAATTTCTCTGCACACAAAGCATATAATAACCTTGAAGGGAAGCAGGAGGAGGCATCTCATCCTTAGAATGTTTAGGTTGTCTCCTCCTCTCTTCATGAGCAGCCTTCTTCATGTAGAACTCCATCATTGCTATAGGATCTGTACCTGCTGGTGCACTAGATTCACCTGCAACATGAAAGAGAAGTAAATCCAAAATTCAACATATGGATACAATTATGCATAACACATCACATGATTGATGGCTTCCCAACATAACATGGAAGTTCATCCATTTGCACACAAGAGAGGAGTGATGTACCGACTTGCCACCTGTACCTCTCTACATGATaatatcatgataaaaaaatgcaacTGCTAAAAATCATGCGAGTCCAAAGCAATTTCTAGACACTCGTTGTAATACACAACCAATACATATATTCTTTAAACATCTGACACATAACGTTGGAACACAAACCAACTATCCAACATTAATTGGCTTTAAACATAATGAAGCCAATTCAGTAAAAGAAGTGTGAAACAAAGTCTGTTTGGTAAGCATTCTATTGTAGAGAGAGATTGATGGATTTGGAGGGACCCAAGCCTGAAAGGTTTGAGCAGGGGTACAGAATTGGATAAACTAACATTAGGATTATCTAATTTCATACAATCTACAGACTCCAATCAGTTGACCTTCACCAAGTGCGAACATCTCCAGTGTGCTCAAACAGCTTCTATTGTTAAAAGAACTTAAAGAAcagatttttttctcttgggttatcaatagaaacaaaattttcaaatatatccATTGCATACTGATATGTGCTATTACCAGTTCTTCCTGAAGATGTTGACATCAAACCCTTTGGCTCTTCAGCATCATCGTATAGAGCTGAAGCAGGAATTTGGTAATTTGAATGCTGCTGCTGCAAGCTCTGATAACTACCTGTGGATTTAGATGCCGAAGTACTTGTACCACCTATGCAGACAGACATGAAAATTTCATTCTATGATGGACAAAATTTGAACAAGGAAAATTAAACACAGCAACACAAGCGAAGAACCTCAACAAGACAGCAAACAAATAACGTCCTTCTCCTAGAGCAACGTTACAATACTAATTTAATATGTCGAGCATTTTTTATTAGtcataaatgaagaaaatttaaatcttaagaAGTGACTTTGTGTCAACATCAACATGTGAACTTTGTTCCTGGACTTATGGGCAGCGAAAATGCAGCCATGGAAGCTTCAAACAGCCTTCGCTCCCAGCCAAAAAGAATACAACTGCTACAAGGATCGTAATCAAAGTACTAACCACTAGAAGAGATTTGAGAATCCCTGCTCTGTGAAAGAGCCTTTTCTTCTTCAGCGAGCCTATACTCATAGTACTTGAAGTCTGCACAattctcatcaaataaaaatctgCAAATAACACAAACACCACTTATAAATAAAGCATTGAAGACCCCAACATGCAACATGAAGCAAAGTAAAAGAATATTATCAGAACTAAAAGGAAAATCATTGTGTAATGAAGCTAATGTTACTCATGACTAACTTGAATGGTGTATCTCCAGGATTCTTTTGGCGTGTAACATTCTCAAATTGCCTTCCATGTTTAGCAACAAAACTTGCTAGTTTGTCTGCAACATTCTTCACAGTAGGATCACTTGGGGGAGGTGGTGCTGCACATCACTTATAAAACTGATTAATACCAGGAGCATGAACAAGGGAATGCAAATAACTCTTGTAGCATGCGTGCCACAAATGCCAAATCTTTCATTGAACATCTCTTTCCACCAATGTTCGTTGGTACTTAAGATATAAGCTGCATTCATGAGACAAGAAACATTCAAGAACGATTTGTCCTCTTCATTTGCCAGTCAAGATCAGAGTAGCCATACCCAGATGATGGTTTCAATCGCACTCTACTTAACAACAGGGACAAACTTTATTCCACAGCTAAAGGCTCCTTGTTGGAAGAGATGCATACAAATAAAAGCTTTAACAACATGAAGACCTTAGGAATTAATGAAGATTGATAGCTACTAAACACTTCAAATGTGTCAAGGGGAAGGGGTGAGAAAGGAAatcattttacaaaaaaattttgCTCTAGTCATCTGTTTTGCAGATGAGAAGATCAAAGGAACATATACTCGTGACATACATGCAAATCCTCAATACAAAttcaaacacataaaaaactaCGAGCAAAAAAGAGAATAGAATACGAATCTTTAGAAAGAAATAGGTATAAGCATAAGCACTCTAACAGCCGTGTGTGCATGAGTGGTAACTAAGATCATATCTGACACTGCAACAGACATCTTGTCAGAATGTAAAGCCACATTCATAAATGATAAATATCTCATGTGTCATCTATCAATCAAGAAGTCGAAACAGCAAAGAATTCACAATAAGCTTTCACTTCAACTCAACCAGAtgagagattatatatattagtaGTAATTACCAACATCCAATCGTCTCGATGATTGTTCAGAGGTATCCAATTGACCCAACTTCTGCCTCTTTGCCGATACATCACCTGAAGCATTTACAGCATCAACTTCATCTTCATCCTCCTCATCTTCACCCAACTTAACCGCAGGTGCCATAAGCTTTGACTTCTGTTTCAAGCTGAAAGCAAGTTTGCCACCCGAAGTAGTCGGTGGGGTCTTTCGTCCATCGTTAGCCTTCAACTGCATAGTTACTTTACCAAGAGAAGGTTTAGGCGTCACAGACCCTGAAACAATTGTTTTGGGTTTAGAATCCTTTTCTGCAGCCCCCTTATCCTTTTCCTGTTCCTTCCCATTCCCTTGCTGAAGTTGTTTAAACTTCTCCATGAATGAACCATCATTAACAAACAGACTGGACGGTGCTCCTTTGTCCATTTGCTAAAGAGCCAAATATCCTCAGGTCGTTTACAGGAAGTTACTGTCTGACAAGTAAGCTTTCAAGCAATTTAGACATACATGGCGACCTTTAGGCCTGATCTCTTTGCGACTGTAAATCTTGCGTTTCTTAATATCACAATAATagtaaacaaaaaggaaaaataaacaacTATGTTACTGATAATCCACCCATATCCTTAATTCACAAAAACTATATCTTCTGCGACTCCAATGGGACTAAAAATTACTAATCCTACAAAGCTGCTAGCGATAAATTAACAATCCACAGAAACTAGACCGAACCTGCCCAACCACTCTGTCGCTTCTAAAACCCCTCGACTTCAACCACTTGCAAGCCCAAATcccatttttttcaactctcatATTTGTTTTAGCATCTTTAtgatcctttaaaaaaaaaagtattcttagcttttttttattaaaaactttcactcattgcaagaaaataatCCGACTCCCAATCATAGAAAAAACCCAAATACTTGAGAAATTCTATAATCGATGCAAAAACGAATTTTCCCAATCCTTTGACGGGTATAATCAATCACTAACTCCAATAAACTGACATGAATTCAATTCAGGTACGGGAGAtatgagagaaaaataattcaaacggaaaaaattaaacaattcaaACAAAGAATCGGAAACCCTAGAAATCAAATCTGgcaaaaaaagagatgaaatctGAAACAAGTGAATAAATAGTACCTGAATGGTTTATTTCGAGCGTTGATGTCAATTTGTGAATTTTACTAAGATCGATCGTGAtgattttctgtttcttttggGGGCTTCATAGAGAATGGAGGATCCGAGAATGAGCTAAGGCTGCTAagcccctttttttattttttttttattcgaaggGACCGTCTAAATTGGGGAAATAGAGGGAGGGTAAGGTGTTGCTTTCGTTTATGTACAGAGTAAAAGTAACACTATTGTCCTTGGTTTTGAGAAAATATGTGCTACGGTACTCTAAACACTATTTCccttctcattttctttatttctttttaaaaaaaagaattataaaatagacatttataaaattgattttttttattataatatatgatatttgAAGAGAATTACCCCGTGTTGTTTTCGTCAAATCCTATTTCTGACTTTATTTGTGAGAAAACAGTAGCAGGTAAGGAGCTAAGGCCACCTGTCCAACAATCTCGAGGATCAAATTGATGCTTAAAAGAAGATGAGAGACTGTTCTTTcttattcttgaaggagttatTTGTACAGCTCCATCAAAGCAAGAAGCCGAAAATGCAAGAGAACCTGGAGGAAATTCCATTTCCATGGAGACAAGTAGGAGCATAGAAATCTTAAATGCAATAGCCCCTTTACCTTTCAGCTTCTTTCTACTCAAGAGCTTCTGCTCTACTTACCACAACTCAAGAAGCATCTCAACTACTCTCTTTCATTACCTGAACGCTTCTCTCCTCCTTGCTCTGTATGTAAATACTCTCTTTAACTTCCTGTTTCAATACGTATAAgatgctttatttattttttgagggATGTTTCTTGTTTACTATTTGTGGGTATGGCAGAAAGAGGGAACTCTTTGCCGAATGAAGTAGGTGAGGGAGTTAGAAGAAGCTTCTAGACAGTTGAGCTATGAGCAGCTTCAATTCCCCTCGGAAACTTGCGCGCATGGCACTGAGGATATCTTGCTTGATTTTGGCAAACCAGTGAGAAAACCAATCAATTATTTGATAATCATTTTGTTAGCAGTTATTTGTAGGAGAGACGATAGGTGAAGTGTGTGTTGCCAAGGAACTCTTCATAATGCAGTCAGTGTGGGTCTCCCACTCTTGTGGTTCTGTTAAATGCTTCTTTGCTCTTCATGAAACACAACTGTAAGCAAATCGACTAACATTCCCAGATGAATTGCAAACTTCTGGAATGAAGGCtgcagctaggccctcaagttcAAGAAAAACTCCATTCGAGCTTCGTTCTTTATAATTAACCATTACAAAGTTGCAGTGCAATACAGAAATTGTAAGAAATCATAACAAGACACGTGCTTTGTCCATGAATGGATAAACAAGTGCTTGAATCTGAATAtcccaaaacatatatattttcatcgGGTTTGTTAGGACCACCAAGAATAAAACAAGCTAGTATAGGTGTAGCCAGGTCAACAACAGAGCAAACTCAATAAAAATGAAACAGGTGATTGTGCAAAATAGCTACCGCGACTCTTGTCTCTCCACCGACATGAAACAGTTGGATTATATTATTCTGTGGTGATTTCGCAATTTAAAATCTCATGGCGTTGTCGCCTTTTTGACGAGGAGAGGTGTATGTTGGAGGTTGGCCATTCTCACATGACAAGTTTCAAAACTTTCCATGATTTTCTAATCAAGACAACTCCATGTTCTTTCATGGGTGATCATTTCCCATGTATCCTTCATTTAGGCCATTTATACGCTCAAATATTgtcctcttttttatatattttttctttcatctttttgaTACTGTTCTCACATATTtccttctaaaaaaatttaaaaggtgaGCTCATCATTGGATTTCATTGACCGTTTACATTAAAAATCAGAAGCCAGgatgaaacttttttttcttaatcgtTTACCAAAAAGAAACGAGACTTTTTGGAGACTATGAAGTCAATGTAATAATTTTACAGCAGAGAAGCATTGCTGAATATAGTggagaaaatatttcaaatttatcctatattttacgtggttcgtaAGATCTTTAGCAACAAAAGAAACGATTTAAAGGCACTACTGACAATGGTAATGTTTCGTTCTAAATCCAAAGTTTATAAAGTAG from the Populus nigra chromosome 1, ddPopNigr1.1, whole genome shotgun sequence genome contains:
- the LOC133703768 gene encoding SURP and G-patch domain-containing protein 1-like protein, which produces MDKGAPSSLFVNDGSFMEKFKQLQQGNGKEQEKDKGAAEKDSKPKTIVSGSVTPKPSLGKVTMQLKANDGRKTPPTTSGGKLAFSLKQKSKLMAPAVKLGEDEEDEDEVDAVNASGDVSAKRQKLGQLDTSEQSSRRLDVAPPPPSDPTVKNVADKLASFVAKHGRQFENVTRQKNPGDTPFKFLFDENCADFKYYEYRLAEEEKALSQSRDSQISSSGGTSTSASKSTGSYQSLQQQHSNYQIPASALYDDAEEPKGLMSTSSGRTGESSAPAGTDPIAMMEFYMKKAAHEERRRQPKHSKDEMPPPASLQGLSKKGHHMGDYIPPEELEKFLSTCNDAAARKAATEAAERAKIQADNVGHKLLSKMGWKEGEGLGSSRNGISNPIMAGDVKKDHLGVGAHNPGEVTADDDIYEQYKKRMMLGYRHRPNPLNNPRKAYY